A stretch of the Triplophysa dalaica isolate WHDGS20190420 chromosome 19, ASM1584641v1, whole genome shotgun sequence genome encodes the following:
- the LOC130407815 gene encoding uncharacterized protein LOC130407815 isoform X1 has translation MEEKKGVFGVPSLTEESLVTLNDGMWLDDIVMDIQLRSVHEELGPNIRRKSLIYPVHFYTKLKTGGYTDVIRWTKHEDIFRKDYLLIVENVLGNHWRLMIVCFPGNEEVEYIKRGRRLVQRKRPCILMLDSRPVEVSDSMEVFQNIRSYLTEMWKNTKQKPRIYSADSMPALKVQVPEQQGNSSECGLFVLLYAEHFLNDPPKELINELDCTSWFTLADAFSKRAQIRDKMQSCLEAEGGEPEEIKADEEESEEQQNIFERGKDAEENKSEQRRQEESIVNEKVKENKEKGKIHHERDESSSLQAGNYTVLGRLSVPGTKRKYTITQDELKRRITAENMSNNMLRSLIRVRKADLPEELREQRPKKTKTKVSIFSALSEGEATDLAQELGAMLGRHVTLDMSTSIPGAEAEVAKKTLRTLQCLLRERLGEESPFSLITHSFGPQVVDVVISFLISQFK, from the exons ATGGAGGAGAAAAAAGG GGTCTTCGGTGTGCCGTCATTAACAGAAGAATCATTGGTTACATTGAATGATGGAATGTGGCTTGATGACATCGTTATGGACATTCAGTTGAG ATCTGTTCATGAAGAATTGGGACCAAATATAAGACGGAAATCTTTGATCTACCCAGTGCACTTTTACACAAAGCTAAAAACTGG TGGATACACAGATGTCATCAGATGGACAAAACATGAGGACATTTTTCGCAAGGACTATCTTTTGATAGTTGAAAATGTCCTTGG aaatcaCTGGAGACTCATGATTGTGTGCTTCCCTGGGAATGAAGAAGTGGAATACATCAAAAGGGGGCGAAGACTGGTACAAAGAAAGAG GCCTTGCATTTTAATGTTAGATTCCAGGCCAGTTGAAGTGAGTGATAGCATGGAGGTGTTCCAAAATATTCGAAG ttacttaacagaaatgtggaaaaacacaaaacaaaaacctcGGATATATTCTGCGGATTCTATGCCAGCTCTCAAAGTACAGGTACCTGAACAGCAGGGAAACAGCTCTGAATGTGGCCTATTTGTCCTACTCTATGCAGAGCACTTTCTGAAT GATCCTCCCAAAGAACTAATCAATGAGCTTGACTGTACATCCTGGTTTACACTGGCCGATGCATTTTCAAAGCGTGCACAGATCAGGGACAAAATGCAAAGTTGTCTAGAAG CAGAGGGAGGAGAACCAGAGGAAATCAAAGCAGATGAAGAGGAAAGTGAAGagcagcaaaacatttttgagagAGGGAAAGACGCTGAGGAAAACAAAAGTGAACAGAGAAGGCAAGAGGAAAGCATAGTAAATgagaaagtaaaagaaaataaagagaaaggAAAAATACATCATGAAAGAGACGAGTCTAGTTCACTTCAGGCAGGAAACTATACAGTGTTGGGAAGGCTGTCAGTTCCAGGCACCAAAAGAAAGTACACAATCACTCAAGATGAATTAAAAAGAAggatcactgcagaaaacatgTCAAACAACATGTTAAGAAGTCTGATTAGG GTTCGTAAAGCGGATCTCCCAGAGGAGCTCAGAGAACAACgaccaaaaaaaacaaagactaaaGTTAGCATATTCTCTGCCCTCAGTGAAGGGGAGGCCACAGACTTAGCCCAGGAGCTTGGGGCAATGCTTGGGCGACATGTCACCCTAGATATGAGTACAAGTATTCCAGGTGCTGAGGCAGAGGTTGCAAA GAAAACACTGCGCACTCTCCAGTGCTTGCTTAGGGAAAGACTGGGAGAGGAATCACCTTTTAGTCTGATCACCCATTCATTTGGACCACAAGTTGTAGATGTTGTCATCTCATTTTTAATCAGTCAGTTTAAGTAG
- the LOC130407815 gene encoding uncharacterized protein LOC130407815 isoform X3, with protein sequence MEEKKGVFGVPSLTEESLVTLNDGMWLDDIVMDIQLRNHWRLMIVCFPGNEEVEYIKRGRRLVQRKRPCILMLDSRPVEVSDSMEVFQNIRSYLTEMWKNTKQKPRIYSADSMPALKVQVPEQQGNSSECGLFVLLYAEHFLNDPPKELINELDCTSWFTLADAFSKRAQIRDKMQSCLEAEGGEPEEIKADEEESEEQQNIFERGKDAEENKSEQRRQEESIVNEKVKENKEKGKIHHERDESSSLQAGNYTVLGRLSVPGTKRKYTITQDELKRRITAENMSNNMLRSLIRVRKADLPEELREQRPKKTKTKVSIFSALSEGEATDLAQELGAMLGRHVTLDMSTSIPGAEAEVAKKTLRTLQCLLRERLGEESPFSLITHSFGPQVVDVVISFLISQFK encoded by the exons ATGGAGGAGAAAAAAGG GGTCTTCGGTGTGCCGTCATTAACAGAAGAATCATTGGTTACATTGAATGATGGAATGTGGCTTGATGACATCGTTATGGACATTCAGTTGAG aaatcaCTGGAGACTCATGATTGTGTGCTTCCCTGGGAATGAAGAAGTGGAATACATCAAAAGGGGGCGAAGACTGGTACAAAGAAAGAG GCCTTGCATTTTAATGTTAGATTCCAGGCCAGTTGAAGTGAGTGATAGCATGGAGGTGTTCCAAAATATTCGAAG ttacttaacagaaatgtggaaaaacacaaaacaaaaacctcGGATATATTCTGCGGATTCTATGCCAGCTCTCAAAGTACAGGTACCTGAACAGCAGGGAAACAGCTCTGAATGTGGCCTATTTGTCCTACTCTATGCAGAGCACTTTCTGAAT GATCCTCCCAAAGAACTAATCAATGAGCTTGACTGTACATCCTGGTTTACACTGGCCGATGCATTTTCAAAGCGTGCACAGATCAGGGACAAAATGCAAAGTTGTCTAGAAG CAGAGGGAGGAGAACCAGAGGAAATCAAAGCAGATGAAGAGGAAAGTGAAGagcagcaaaacatttttgagagAGGGAAAGACGCTGAGGAAAACAAAAGTGAACAGAGAAGGCAAGAGGAAAGCATAGTAAATgagaaagtaaaagaaaataaagagaaaggAAAAATACATCATGAAAGAGACGAGTCTAGTTCACTTCAGGCAGGAAACTATACAGTGTTGGGAAGGCTGTCAGTTCCAGGCACCAAAAGAAAGTACACAATCACTCAAGATGAATTAAAAAGAAggatcactgcagaaaacatgTCAAACAACATGTTAAGAAGTCTGATTAGG GTTCGTAAAGCGGATCTCCCAGAGGAGCTCAGAGAACAACgaccaaaaaaaacaaagactaaaGTTAGCATATTCTCTGCCCTCAGTGAAGGGGAGGCCACAGACTTAGCCCAGGAGCTTGGGGCAATGCTTGGGCGACATGTCACCCTAGATATGAGTACAAGTATTCCAGGTGCTGAGGCAGAGGTTGCAAA GAAAACACTGCGCACTCTCCAGTGCTTGCTTAGGGAAAGACTGGGAGAGGAATCACCTTTTAGTCTGATCACCCATTCATTTGGACCACAAGTTGTAGATGTTGTCATCTCATTTTTAATCAGTCAGTTTAAGTAG
- the LOC130407815 gene encoding uncharacterized protein LOC130407815 isoform X2: MEEKKGVFGVPSLTEESLVTLNDGMWLDDIVMDIQLSGYTDVIRWTKHEDIFRKDYLLIVENVLGNHWRLMIVCFPGNEEVEYIKRGRRLVQRKRPCILMLDSRPVEVSDSMEVFQNIRSYLTEMWKNTKQKPRIYSADSMPALKVQVPEQQGNSSECGLFVLLYAEHFLNDPPKELINELDCTSWFTLADAFSKRAQIRDKMQSCLEAEGGEPEEIKADEEESEEQQNIFERGKDAEENKSEQRRQEESIVNEKVKENKEKGKIHHERDESSSLQAGNYTVLGRLSVPGTKRKYTITQDELKRRITAENMSNNMLRSLIRVRKADLPEELREQRPKKTKTKVSIFSALSEGEATDLAQELGAMLGRHVTLDMSTSIPGAEAEVAKKTLRTLQCLLRERLGEESPFSLITHSFGPQVVDVVISFLISQFK, from the exons ATGGAGGAGAAAAAAGG GGTCTTCGGTGTGCCGTCATTAACAGAAGAATCATTGGTTACATTGAATGATGGAATGTGGCTTGATGACATCGTTATGGACATTCAGTTGAG TGGATACACAGATGTCATCAGATGGACAAAACATGAGGACATTTTTCGCAAGGACTATCTTTTGATAGTTGAAAATGTCCTTGG aaatcaCTGGAGACTCATGATTGTGTGCTTCCCTGGGAATGAAGAAGTGGAATACATCAAAAGGGGGCGAAGACTGGTACAAAGAAAGAG GCCTTGCATTTTAATGTTAGATTCCAGGCCAGTTGAAGTGAGTGATAGCATGGAGGTGTTCCAAAATATTCGAAG ttacttaacagaaatgtggaaaaacacaaaacaaaaacctcGGATATATTCTGCGGATTCTATGCCAGCTCTCAAAGTACAGGTACCTGAACAGCAGGGAAACAGCTCTGAATGTGGCCTATTTGTCCTACTCTATGCAGAGCACTTTCTGAAT GATCCTCCCAAAGAACTAATCAATGAGCTTGACTGTACATCCTGGTTTACACTGGCCGATGCATTTTCAAAGCGTGCACAGATCAGGGACAAAATGCAAAGTTGTCTAGAAG CAGAGGGAGGAGAACCAGAGGAAATCAAAGCAGATGAAGAGGAAAGTGAAGagcagcaaaacatttttgagagAGGGAAAGACGCTGAGGAAAACAAAAGTGAACAGAGAAGGCAAGAGGAAAGCATAGTAAATgagaaagtaaaagaaaataaagagaaaggAAAAATACATCATGAAAGAGACGAGTCTAGTTCACTTCAGGCAGGAAACTATACAGTGTTGGGAAGGCTGTCAGTTCCAGGCACCAAAAGAAAGTACACAATCACTCAAGATGAATTAAAAAGAAggatcactgcagaaaacatgTCAAACAACATGTTAAGAAGTCTGATTAGG GTTCGTAAAGCGGATCTCCCAGAGGAGCTCAGAGAACAACgaccaaaaaaaacaaagactaaaGTTAGCATATTCTCTGCCCTCAGTGAAGGGGAGGCCACAGACTTAGCCCAGGAGCTTGGGGCAATGCTTGGGCGACATGTCACCCTAGATATGAGTACAAGTATTCCAGGTGCTGAGGCAGAGGTTGCAAA GAAAACACTGCGCACTCTCCAGTGCTTGCTTAGGGAAAGACTGGGAGAGGAATCACCTTTTAGTCTGATCACCCATTCATTTGGACCACAAGTTGTAGATGTTGTCATCTCATTTTTAATCAGTCAGTTTAAGTAG
- the LOC130407815 gene encoding sentrin-specific protease 7-like isoform X4 — MEEKKGVFGVPSLTEESLVTLNDGMWLDDIVMDIQLRSVHEELGPNIRRKSLIYPVHFYTKLKTGGYTDVIRWTKHEDIFRKDYLLIVENVLGNHWRLMIVCFPGNEEVEYIKRGRRLVQRKRPCILMLDSRPVEVSDSMEVFQNIRSYLTEMWKNTKQKPRIYSADSMPALKVQVPEQQGNSSECGLFVLLYAEHFLNDPPKELINELDCTSWFTLADAFSKRAQIRDKMQSCLEAEGGEPEEIKADEEESEEQQNIFERGKDAEENKSEQRRQEESIVNEKVKENKEKGKIHHERDESSSLQAGNYTVLGRLSVPGTKRKYTITQDELKRRITAENMSNNMLRSLIR, encoded by the exons ATGGAGGAGAAAAAAGG GGTCTTCGGTGTGCCGTCATTAACAGAAGAATCATTGGTTACATTGAATGATGGAATGTGGCTTGATGACATCGTTATGGACATTCAGTTGAG ATCTGTTCATGAAGAATTGGGACCAAATATAAGACGGAAATCTTTGATCTACCCAGTGCACTTTTACACAAAGCTAAAAACTGG TGGATACACAGATGTCATCAGATGGACAAAACATGAGGACATTTTTCGCAAGGACTATCTTTTGATAGTTGAAAATGTCCTTGG aaatcaCTGGAGACTCATGATTGTGTGCTTCCCTGGGAATGAAGAAGTGGAATACATCAAAAGGGGGCGAAGACTGGTACAAAGAAAGAG GCCTTGCATTTTAATGTTAGATTCCAGGCCAGTTGAAGTGAGTGATAGCATGGAGGTGTTCCAAAATATTCGAAG ttacttaacagaaatgtggaaaaacacaaaacaaaaacctcGGATATATTCTGCGGATTCTATGCCAGCTCTCAAAGTACAGGTACCTGAACAGCAGGGAAACAGCTCTGAATGTGGCCTATTTGTCCTACTCTATGCAGAGCACTTTCTGAAT GATCCTCCCAAAGAACTAATCAATGAGCTTGACTGTACATCCTGGTTTACACTGGCCGATGCATTTTCAAAGCGTGCACAGATCAGGGACAAAATGCAAAGTTGTCTAGAAG CAGAGGGAGGAGAACCAGAGGAAATCAAAGCAGATGAAGAGGAAAGTGAAGagcagcaaaacatttttgagagAGGGAAAGACGCTGAGGAAAACAAAAGTGAACAGAGAAGGCAAGAGGAAAGCATAGTAAATgagaaagtaaaagaaaataaagagaaaggAAAAATACATCATGAAAGAGACGAGTCTAGTTCACTTCAGGCAGGAAACTATACAGTGTTGGGAAGGCTGTCAGTTCCAGGCACCAAAAGAAAGTACACAATCACTCAAGATGAATTAAAAAGAAggatcactgcagaaaacatgTCAAACAACATGTTAAGAAGTCTGATTAGG TGA